A region of Paenibacillus thiaminolyticus DNA encodes the following proteins:
- a CDS encoding D-2-hydroxyacid dehydrogenase, protein MICLHGLAPEQEAGIRAAAPDWHLIFGRPKDLDPAEFRDAEVIFGWCDAVEETGLAAGSKLRWIQLWSSGADYMPFGKLKEGEVMLTTASGVHPVPMAETVFAMLLAFTRELPRAIRNQTRRHWDKAGRFTELNGRTMAVIGLGSIGTEIARLAQAFGMRVIGVRRTARPAEHVDAVLTPDKLDEALAASDVIVNVLPKTTETDGLFDEARFAAMKQGAFFVNIGRGASVRTDALVQALTNGHLAGAGLDVFETEPLPEDHPLWSLDNVIITPHTGGNTDRLKERVTALFLENLAAYLETGSPARNLVDYDRQY, encoded by the coding sequence ATGATATGTTTGCACGGACTGGCGCCTGAGCAGGAAGCCGGCATCCGGGCTGCGGCGCCGGATTGGCATCTCATCTTCGGGCGGCCGAAGGATCTGGATCCGGCCGAATTCCGCGATGCCGAAGTGATATTCGGCTGGTGCGATGCGGTTGAAGAGACAGGACTGGCGGCCGGAAGCAAGCTGCGCTGGATCCAATTATGGTCATCCGGAGCCGATTATATGCCGTTCGGGAAGCTTAAGGAGGGGGAGGTTATGCTGACCACCGCGAGCGGGGTCCATCCCGTCCCGATGGCCGAGACAGTGTTCGCCATGCTGCTCGCCTTCACGCGCGAGCTGCCGCGCGCGATTCGCAACCAGACACGCCGCCATTGGGATAAGGCAGGCCGCTTCACCGAGCTGAACGGCCGCACGATGGCCGTTATCGGACTCGGCAGCATCGGCACCGAGATCGCCCGCCTGGCCCAAGCCTTCGGCATGCGCGTCATCGGCGTGCGCCGGACCGCTCGCCCGGCAGAGCATGTCGATGCCGTCCTTACACCGGACAAGCTGGACGAGGCGCTTGCCGCCAGCGACGTCATTGTCAACGTGCTCCCGAAGACTACGGAGACGGACGGCCTGTTCGACGAAGCCCGCTTTGCCGCCATGAAGCAAGGCGCCTTCTTCGTGAACATCGGCCGCGGCGCGTCGGTCCGCACCGATGCGCTCGTCCAGGCCTTGACGAATGGCCATCTGGCCGGCGCGGGCCTGGACGTGTTCGAGACCGAGCCGCTGCCGGAAGATCATCCCCTCTGGTCACTGGACAACGTAATCATCACGCCGCATACCGGAGGGAATACCGACCGTCTTAAGGAAAGAGTCACGGCATTATTCCTCGAAAATCTGGCTGCTTACCTCGAGACGGGCTCCCCCGCCCGCAATCTTGTCGATTACGACCGCCAATACTGA
- a CDS encoding cupredoxin domain-containing protein: MANFWVITPKQWRIGLLAIAAIMVGAAFWRYESIRMEQAAQAAPQETRILHMVTGEFKSTLEDGTEIEAYQFAPGTLNASEGERVELRIRGVNGHRHDFVIEGLGISGTIEKNKETIIRFTAKEGIYRIVCTTHADAANNGPMIGYIVVD; this comes from the coding sequence ATGGCTAATTTCTGGGTCATCACCCCTAAGCAATGGCGCATCGGCTTGCTCGCCATCGCTGCCATCATGGTCGGCGCCGCCTTCTGGCGGTACGAATCAATACGGATGGAGCAGGCTGCGCAAGCCGCCCCCCAAGAGACCCGCATCCTGCATATGGTGACGGGCGAATTCAAGTCCACCCTTGAAGACGGAACCGAGATCGAAGCATATCAATTTGCTCCCGGTACATTGAACGCGAGCGAAGGCGAGCGCGTCGAGCTTCGTATCCGGGGCGTGAACGGGCACCGCCATGATTTCGTGATTGAAGGGCTGGGTATCTCCGGCACAATCGAAAAAAACAAGGAGACGATCATTCGGTTCACCGCGAAGGAAGGGATTTACCGCATCGTCTGCACGACGCATGCCGATGCGGCCAACAACGGTCCGATGATCGGGTACATCGTGGTAGATTAG
- a CDS encoding DedA family protein, whose product MEFLHQIVTTLLHWVQQLGEWGIMLGLMIEVIPSEIVLAYGGYLVSIQQITFVEAVIFGVIGGVIAQLFVYWIGRYGGRPVLERYGKYILIQPHHIAKSEEWFQKYGTGVIFTARFVPVVRHAISIPAGISKMNVWRFTILTTLAVIPWTILFVYLGFVLGDKWEQINDVAGQWVKPFILVALALFIVYVVIKYTYAKKKAGK is encoded by the coding sequence ATGGAATTTTTGCACCAAATTGTGACTACACTTTTGCATTGGGTGCAGCAATTGGGAGAATGGGGAATCATGCTTGGCCTGATGATAGAGGTTATTCCGAGTGAGATTGTACTTGCCTATGGAGGTTATCTCGTCTCGATTCAACAGATTACCTTTGTGGAAGCGGTCATCTTCGGCGTCATCGGCGGGGTTATTGCTCAACTGTTCGTCTATTGGATCGGCAGATATGGGGGAAGACCTGTGCTTGAACGGTATGGCAAATACATTCTCATCCAGCCGCATCATATTGCGAAATCGGAAGAATGGTTCCAAAAATATGGGACAGGCGTTATCTTCACGGCCCGGTTCGTTCCTGTCGTACGGCATGCCATCTCCATTCCGGCGGGCATCTCCAAAATGAATGTGTGGCGATTCACGATCCTGACGACGCTGGCGGTCATCCCGTGGACGATATTGTTTGTTTATTTAGGCTTCGTGCTGGGCGATAAATGGGAGCAAATCAACGACGTGGCCGGCCAATGGGTCAAGCCGTTCATTCTCGTTGCCCTGGCGCTGTTTATCGTGTATGTTGTCATTAAATATACGTATGCCAAAAAGAAAGCGGGGAAATGA
- a CDS encoding LLM class flavin-dependent oxidoreductase, whose translation MNIGILDQSPILPGENATDAFRHTLELAAHADRLGFSRYWVSEHHDATGLAGSSPEVLIASIAAHTKRIRVGSGGVLLPHYSPYKVAENFHVLAALYPGRIDLGIGRAPGGMPLATRALRYGRPADYENTFDRALSDLGGFLKHDLPAEHPLHGLKATPIPEQAPEVWLLGSSGYSGRKAAEMGASFSFAHFINGEGGEEVVRAYYDAFRPGPLGDKPRANACIIVICADSDEEAERLATSVDLRLLLLDRGDSRATFVSPEEAAAFPYTEWDRDRIRYNRGRMIVGGPDKVKRDLEAFAERYGIDEVIAMTVTYDFEARLRSYELLGEMFHPHRE comes from the coding sequence ATGAACATCGGAATTCTTGATCAATCCCCTATACTGCCAGGCGAGAATGCGACCGACGCATTCCGGCACACGCTGGAGCTAGCCGCGCATGCCGATCGGCTTGGCTTCAGCCGATATTGGGTGTCCGAGCATCACGATGCAACCGGGCTGGCCGGTTCCTCTCCGGAAGTGCTGATTGCCTCGATTGCGGCCCATACGAAGCGGATTCGGGTCGGCTCCGGCGGCGTGCTGCTTCCGCATTACAGTCCGTACAAGGTGGCTGAAAATTTCCACGTGCTGGCGGCGCTCTATCCCGGGCGGATTGATCTCGGCATCGGACGCGCTCCGGGGGGGATGCCGCTCGCGACGCGGGCCCTCCGCTATGGCCGGCCTGCGGATTATGAGAACACCTTCGACAGGGCGCTCTCGGATCTTGGCGGCTTCCTGAAGCATGACCTGCCTGCGGAGCATCCGCTGCACGGTCTGAAGGCGACGCCGATCCCCGAGCAGGCGCCTGAAGTATGGCTGCTTGGTTCGAGCGGCTATAGCGGAAGGAAGGCTGCGGAAATGGGGGCTTCGTTCTCGTTCGCCCACTTCATTAACGGGGAAGGCGGAGAGGAGGTCGTCCGCGCTTATTATGATGCGTTCCGCCCCGGGCCGCTCGGCGACAAGCCGCGAGCGAACGCTTGCATCATTGTTATCTGCGCCGATTCGGATGAGGAAGCGGAGAGGCTGGCAACTTCCGTAGATTTGCGGCTGCTGCTGCTCGATCGGGGGGATTCGAGGGCAACGTTCGTCTCTCCGGAGGAAGCGGCGGCCTTTCCCTATACAGAGTGGGATCGAGATCGGATCCGGTACAATCGCGGCCGGATGATTGTCGGCGGACCGGATAAGGTGAAGCGGGACTTGGAGGCATTTGCGGAGCGGTACGGTATTGATGAGGTGATCGCCATGACGGTGACGTATGACTTCGAGGCGAGGCTCCGATCGTATGAACTGCTCGGGGAGATGTTCCACCCGCATAGGGAATAA
- a CDS encoding dehydrogenase: MKTPRQRHTAALPTARGIRRACSNELYRTIKRMNAWIPEDKRKEGEELYYRKVIGNLIWIHENHANRKKLSDWWDEAVCEELAALWEVDAKKLSASFRQAFGG, translated from the coding sequence ATGAAGACACCGAGACAGCGCCACACCGCTGCCCTGCCTACCGCCCGGGGCATCCGCCGGGCTTGCAGCAACGAGCTGTATCGCACGATCAAGCGCATGAATGCCTGGATTCCTGAAGACAAACGGAAGGAAGGCGAAGAGCTCTATTACCGCAAAGTAATTGGCAATCTGATATGGATTCACGAAAATCACGCCAACCGCAAGAAGCTGTCAGACTGGTGGGACGAAGCCGTATGCGAGGAGCTTGCCGCCCTATGGGAGGTCGATGCGAAGAAGCTCTCCGCCAGCTTCCGCCAAGCCTTCGGCGGATAG
- a CDS encoding thioredoxin family protein — MAKRVAGVMGKGIRPQAFVDGMQKNKEAFVSWYDQFAWADEEDKSFFESLQYRDDLRCLILAADWCGDVVRNVPVVFRAMEAAQIETEVLIMEQFPETMDHFLTMGGRSVPVVIFADTGGHVLGQWGPRPSDVQAHMIRFKQENPDREAPDYPDKLKAVRQQMMETYGEGTGYQTRIVRELKELLSSF, encoded by the coding sequence ATGGCCAAGCGCGTAGCCGGCGTAATGGGAAAAGGAATTCGGCCCCAAGCCTTTGTGGACGGGATGCAAAAGAACAAGGAGGCCTTCGTCTCTTGGTATGACCAATTTGCATGGGCGGATGAAGAGGACAAATCTTTCTTCGAGTCGCTGCAATACCGCGACGACCTGCGCTGCCTTATCCTGGCGGCGGATTGGTGCGGCGATGTCGTCCGCAACGTGCCGGTCGTCTTCCGTGCGATGGAAGCGGCACAGATCGAGACGGAAGTGCTGATTATGGAGCAGTTCCCGGAGACGATGGATCATTTCCTTACGATGGGCGGGCGTTCGGTGCCGGTTGTCATCTTCGCGGATACCGGCGGGCATGTTCTCGGCCAGTGGGGACCGCGCCCGAGCGATGTGCAGGCGCATATGATCCGCTTCAAGCAGGAGAATCCGGACCGGGAAGCGCCGGACTATCCCGACAAACTGAAAGCGGTAAGACAGCAAATGATGGAAACGTACGGCGAAGGCACGGGATACCAGACACGCATCGTGCGCGAGCTCAAAGAGCTTCTGTCTTCTTTTTGA